One stretch of bacterium DNA includes these proteins:
- a CDS encoding GNAT family N-acetyltransferase, producing the protein MEIRRVQHTDHNRIAEILLDVKNFNPEEVRIALELVDDAVEKGERSDYQVYVLEEEDSVIRGYTCYGKTPLTDSTFDFYWLAVDPASQGKGYGRVLISFVEEQVRRAGGTILVLETSSLESYNRTLRIYRECGYQIVARIKNFYRPGDDKIILTKELV; encoded by the coding sequence ATGGAAATTCGCAGAGTACAACATACAGACCACAATCGAATCGCAGAGATTCTGCTGGATGTAAAGAACTTTAATCCGGAAGAAGTTCGGATCGCACTGGAGCTGGTGGATGATGCGGTTGAAAAAGGGGAGAGATCTGACTATCAGGTCTATGTTCTGGAAGAGGAAGATTCTGTCATTCGGGGATATACATGCTATGGAAAAACGCCGCTTACCGATTCAACTTTCGATTTTTACTGGCTTGCTGTAGATCCTGCTTCGCAGGGAAAGGGATATGGCCGGGTTCTCATTTCGTTTGTGGAAGAGCAGGTGAGAAGAGCGGGTGGGACCATCCTCGTTCTGGAAACTTCTTCACTGGAAAGCTACAACAGAACCCTGCGCATCTATAGGGAATGCGGTTATCAGATTGTAGCGCGAATCAAAAATTTTTATCGCCCGGGGGACGATAAGATAATTTTGACCAAAGAACTTGTTTAA